CGCTTCGCGCTTGTACACGCAGCAGCGCTTAGAACGAAACAACTCTACAAGGGGTCCCGTCCGATCGTCTCCTGCAAAAACAAGGAGGCTGTAACCTCGCTCAGGGAAATCGCCGAAGGCAAGGTTCGGATCGTCTC
Above is a window of Myxococcales bacterium DNA encoding:
- a CDS encoding DNA-directed RNA polymerase subunit omega; amino-acid sequence: MARVTVEDCLENVENRFALVHAAALRTKQLYKGSRPIVSCKNKEAVTSLREIAEGKVRIVSDDLTPSEK